A genomic region of Deltaproteobacteria bacterium HGW-Deltaproteobacteria-18 contains the following coding sequences:
- a CDS encoding translation initiation factor IF-2 produces MSTRLRVRDLATELDISSKDLMTLLRELKIPAKSHMSSLTDEEVGQVRNHHQNRAAAPQVVDTRATSGVIVRKRHKVTAAESQDADDDAQPKDETPAETPAEEAAETVTETAEKPKARKPSQAVIVTPARIIEEVQSDKAVAEKPAEQEAPAAETPVAAAPVSVEATPAEPVAAELAAAGDATVEETAQASAVTPAETGEETPQEIEGESEEAKRARKKTKKAKPAPPSVQVKIISRPTIVEFPDTRVDGQPVRPMGPAARPMGPAGYTPRPSGPGGRPSGPGGPGGPGGQRPSAPRPSGPAGLGAPPRPAPETEGAKDSRGKKKKGRRTVEAADLYRKEEFSMGKGKKAQRAEARRAGGARAQAQNTQPLKASKRKIRIDDTIRLTDLAHQMGIKAQDLIKKLFSMGVMATINQSLDFDTALLLAAEFKYEVERAGFSEDDFLLPKEADKAEDLKPRPPVVTIMGHVDHGKTSLLDAIRSTSVASGEAGGITQHIGAYHVATSRGEIVFLDTPGHEAFTTMRARGAKVTDIVVLVVAADDGVMEQTKEAVSHSKAAGVPIVVAVNKMDKEGADPDRVKRELSDLGLMPEDWGGDTIFAHVSAKKREGLDELLELILLQAEVLDLKANPDKPGRGHVVEAKLDKGRGPVGTVLIQEGQITQGDAFVCGLISGKVRAMFDDQGRQIKTAGPAIPTEIQGFEGIPEAGDEFVIVKDEKVARKIAEERRVKHRDKELAKESKVTLESFLATKAGEEAQNLNLLLKADVQGSLEAISEALRKLSTDEIKIALIHGGAGAITESDILLASASNAIIIGFNIRPTAKIKEVAEQEKVDIRFYDIIYKLVDDIKAAMSGMLSPDIKEVYLGQADVQQVFSVPKIGNIAGCMVSDGKLKRNANVRLLRDGVVIYTGKLSSLKRFKDDAKEVTKGYDCGAGLENFNDIKSGDIIEAFELVEEARTI; encoded by the coding sequence ATGTCCACTAGATTGCGGGTGAGAGACCTTGCCACGGAGCTTGATATCTCCAGCAAGGATTTGATGACGTTATTGCGGGAACTCAAAATCCCGGCCAAGAGCCATATGAGCAGTCTGACCGACGAAGAGGTTGGGCAGGTCCGCAATCACCACCAGAACCGGGCCGCGGCGCCCCAGGTCGTGGACACGCGCGCTACCTCGGGAGTCATCGTGCGCAAGCGGCACAAGGTCACGGCCGCAGAGTCCCAGGATGCGGACGACGACGCACAGCCCAAGGACGAAACTCCCGCCGAAACTCCGGCAGAGGAAGCAGCCGAGACTGTGACGGAAACGGCCGAAAAGCCCAAGGCACGCAAGCCTTCGCAGGCGGTCATCGTCACTCCGGCGCGCATCATCGAGGAAGTCCAGAGCGACAAGGCCGTGGCTGAAAAACCTGCAGAGCAAGAAGCGCCCGCAGCCGAGACCCCGGTCGCAGCAGCTCCCGTTTCCGTTGAAGCGACACCTGCAGAGCCTGTTGCCGCCGAATTAGCCGCTGCCGGCGACGCCACCGTCGAAGAAACCGCCCAGGCATCCGCCGTGACTCCCGCCGAAACCGGCGAAGAGACGCCCCAGGAAATCGAAGGCGAGTCCGAGGAAGCCAAGCGCGCCCGCAAAAAGACCAAGAAAGCCAAGCCCGCGCCTCCTTCCGTCCAGGTCAAGATCATCTCCAGGCCCACCATCGTTGAATTTCCCGATACCCGCGTGGACGGCCAGCCGGTTCGGCCCATGGGTCCGGCAGCGCGCCCCATGGGGCCTGCAGGCTATACTCCACGGCCCTCCGGACCGGGCGGACGCCCCTCAGGACCTGGTGGTCCCGGCGGTCCCGGCGGCCAACGCCCGAGCGCCCCGCGCCCTTCCGGCCCGGCAGGTCTCGGCGCTCCGCCACGTCCCGCCCCTGAAACCGAAGGCGCAAAGGACAGCCGCGGCAAGAAAAAGAAGGGTCGCCGCACCGTTGAGGCTGCCGATCTGTACCGCAAGGAAGAATTCTCCATGGGCAAGGGCAAGAAGGCCCAGCGCGCCGAGGCGCGCAGAGCCGGCGGAGCCCGGGCCCAGGCGCAGAACACGCAGCCGCTCAAGGCATCCAAGCGCAAGATTCGCATAGATGACACTATCCGGCTGACGGATCTGGCCCATCAGATGGGCATCAAGGCCCAGGACCTGATCAAGAAGCTCTTTTCCATGGGCGTGATGGCCACCATCAACCAGTCCCTGGATTTCGACACGGCTCTGCTTCTGGCTGCCGAGTTCAAGTATGAAGTAGAAAGGGCCGGATTCTCCGAAGACGACTTCCTGCTGCCCAAGGAAGCTGACAAGGCCGAGGATCTGAAGCCCCGTCCCCCCGTCGTGACCATCATGGGCCATGTCGACCACGGCAAGACCTCGCTCCTTGACGCCATCCGCTCCACGAGCGTGGCTTCGGGCGAAGCCGGCGGCATTACCCAGCACATCGGCGCCTACCACGTGGCCACGTCACGCGGTGAGATCGTCTTCCTGGACACCCCCGGCCACGAGGCTTTCACCACCATGCGCGCCCGCGGCGCCAAGGTCACGGACATCGTCGTCCTGGTCGTTGCCGCCGACGACGGCGTCATGGAACAGACCAAGGAAGCCGTCAGCCACTCCAAGGCGGCGGGCGTGCCCATCGTCGTGGCAGTGAACAAGATGGACAAGGAAGGGGCCGACCCCGACCGCGTCAAACGCGAGCTGTCCGATCTGGGACTCATGCCCGAGGATTGGGGTGGAGACACCATCTTCGCCCACGTATCCGCCAAGAAGCGTGAAGGCCTGGACGAATTGCTCGAGCTTATCCTGCTGCAGGCCGAAGTGCTCGACCTCAAGGCCAATCCGGACAAGCCCGGCCGCGGTCACGTGGTCGAAGCCAAGCTGGACAAGGGCCGCGGCCCCGTGGGCACGGTTCTCATCCAGGAAGGCCAGATCACTCAGGGCGACGCCTTCGTGTGCGGCCTGATCAGCGGCAAGGTCCGCGCCATGTTCGATGACCAGGGCCGGCAGATCAAGACCGCCGGACCGGCCATCCCGACGGAGATCCAGGGTTTTGAAGGTATCCCCGAGGCTGGCGACGAGTTCGTCATCGTCAAGGACGAGAAGGTTGCCCGCAAGATCGCCGAGGAACGCCGCGTCAAGCATCGCGACAAGGAACTGGCCAAGGAATCCAAGGTCACCCTCGAAAGCTTCCTGGCGACCAAGGCAGGCGAAGAAGCCCAGAACCTGAACCTGCTTTTGAAGGCCGACGTGCAGGGCTCCCTTGAAGCAATCTCCGAGGCCTTGCGCAAGCTGTCCACGGACGAGATCAAGATTGCCCTCATCCACGGCGGCGCCGGAGCCATCACCGAATCCGACATTCTGCTGGCATCGGCCTCCAATGCCATCATCATCGGGTTCAACATCCGGCCCACAGCCAAGATCAAGGAAGTTGCCGAGCAGGAAAAGGTCGACATCCGCTTCTACGACATCATCTACAAGCTGGTAGATGACATCAAGGCGGCCATGTCCGGCATGCTCTCCCCCGACATCAAGGAAGTGTACCTCGGCCAGGCCGATGTGCAGCAGGTGTTCAGCGTGCCCAAGATCGGCAACATCGCCGGCTGCATGGTCAGTGACGGCAAGCTCAAGCGCAACGCCAACGTGCGT
- a CDS encoding DUF448 domain-containing protein, translating to MCVICRQRFSKDELYRFTCPVHGELTLTADSTGKTPGRGFYLCRDAACRNRFERFKGWQKKCKGVGHVH from the coding sequence ATGTGCGTGATTTGCAGGCAGCGCTTTTCCAAAGACGAACTATATAGATTTACCTGCCCTGTTCACGGAGAGCTCACTCTGACCGCTGACAGCACCGGAAAAACACCGGGACGGGGTTTTTATCTTTGCCGCGATGCGGCGTGCCGGAACAGATTCGAGCGATTCAAGGGCTGGCAGAAGAAATGTAAGGGGGTTGGGCATGTCCACTAG
- a CDS encoding transcription termination/antitermination protein NusA has protein sequence MNLELKKAIDQISKDKGIDREMLIDTLEEAIRASVTKKYGDKMDIEVTFNEETGEIEVYQFKIVVEEVEDPDTEILMVEAVKHDPNVELDDAIGFRLQVEDLGRIAAQSAKQVIIQRMRDAEQEIIFEEYKNRKNEIVSGIIQRRDRSGWIINLGRTEALLPKDKQIPRERFRQGDRVEGLIIDVRKEGRGPQIIITRSDPEYMTALFRREVPEVADGTVNIMGVARDPGLRAKVTVLSQDSNVDPVGACVGIRGSRIHSIVQELRGERIDIVLWSPDIATYAANALSPARISKIAIDDEEKSLEVVVPEDQLTPAIGKKGQNVKLAAKLLGWKIDIFTNSRFNKVHKDRHLLEQLASAAQVSIADFAEAGFDSLESMAACTNEQLLDIQGISEENIGALRGALNLLISQNREETPEESVETETKGAVEGEDADYADGDEA, from the coding sequence ATGAATTTGGAACTCAAAAAAGCCATCGACCAGATCAGCAAGGACAAGGGCATCGACCGCGAGATGCTGATCGACACACTGGAAGAAGCCATCCGGGCCTCCGTGACCAAAAAATACGGTGACAAAATGGATATCGAGGTTACCTTCAACGAGGAAACCGGCGAAATCGAAGTCTACCAGTTCAAAATCGTGGTCGAAGAGGTCGAGGATCCCGATACGGAGATTCTCATGGTCGAAGCCGTCAAGCACGACCCCAACGTCGAGCTCGACGACGCCATCGGATTTCGCCTGCAGGTCGAGGACCTCGGGCGCATCGCCGCCCAGAGCGCCAAGCAGGTCATCATCCAGCGCATGCGCGACGCCGAACAGGAAATCATCTTCGAGGAATACAAGAACCGCAAGAACGAGATCGTCAGCGGCATCATCCAGCGCCGTGACCGCTCGGGCTGGATCATCAACCTCGGACGCACCGAGGCCCTTTTGCCCAAGGACAAGCAGATTCCGCGCGAACGCTTCCGTCAGGGCGACCGGGTCGAGGGACTCATCATCGACGTGCGCAAGGAAGGACGCGGGCCGCAGATCATCATCACCCGCTCCGACCCCGAGTACATGACCGCCCTCTTCCGCCGTGAAGTTCCCGAAGTGGCCGACGGCACCGTGAATATCATGGGCGTGGCCCGTGACCCCGGCCTGCGCGCCAAGGTCACCGTCCTGTCCCAGGATTCCAACGTCGACCCGGTCGGCGCCTGTGTCGGTATCCGCGGCTCGCGCATTCACAGCATCGTGCAGGAACTGCGCGGCGAACGCATCGACATCGTGCTCTGGAGCCCGGACATCGCCACCTACGCGGCCAATGCCCTGTCTCCGGCGCGCATCTCCAAGATCGCCATCGACGACGAGGAAAAATCCCTGGAAGTCGTGGTACCCGAGGATCAGCTGACTCCGGCCATCGGCAAGAAGGGCCAGAACGTAAAACTTGCGGCCAAGCTCCTGGGCTGGAAGATCGACATTTTCACCAACAGCCGTTTCAACAAGGTGCACAAGGATCGCCACCTGCTGGAACAGTTGGCCAGCGCGGCCCAGGTATCCATTGCGGACTTCGCCGAAGCCGGCTTCGATTCTCTTGAGTCCATGGCCGCCTGCACCAACGAGCAGCTGCTCGACATCCAGGGCATCAGTGAAGAAAACATCGGCGCCCTGCGCGGAGCATTGAACCTTCTCATCAGCCAGAACCGGGAAGAAACCCCGGAAGAATCCGTGGAAACGGAAACAAAAGGCGCGGTCGAAGGGGAAGATGCGGATTACGCGGACGGAGACGAAGCATAG
- a CDS encoding ribosome maturation factor RimP, with protein sequence MDKNEIHARLMEMVTPLCQARDLDVWGIDLLFAAGGRHKIVRVYLDSEHGVGIDECSEVSRHLSLALDVEDIIPGAFTLEVSSPGLERPFFSLEQMQPYVGQTVRIRLENPLEGRKNFKGRLLAVEPPLFTLTDDSNTFELNWDDVGKANLVYEPFDQGKKR encoded by the coding sequence ATGGACAAAAACGAAATACACGCACGGCTCATGGAAATGGTGACTCCCCTGTGTCAGGCCCGAGACCTCGACGTCTGGGGCATCGACCTGCTTTTTGCGGCCGGGGGGCGGCACAAGATCGTACGGGTCTATCTGGATTCCGAACATGGGGTCGGCATCGACGAATGCTCGGAGGTCAGCAGGCATCTGAGCCTGGCCCTGGACGTGGAAGACATCATTCCCGGAGCATTCACCCTGGAAGTGTCCTCACCCGGGCTTGAGCGGCCCTTTTTCTCCCTGGAGCAGATGCAGCCCTATGTCGGACAGACGGTGCGCATCCGCCTGGAAAACCCGCTCGAAGGCAGAAAAAATTTCAAGGGGCGCCTGCTCGCTGTGGAACCGCCCCTGTTTACGCTGACCGACGACAGCAATACATTTGAATTGAACTGGGACGATGTGGGCAAGGCCAACCTCGTCTACGAGCCCTTTGATCAGGGCAAGAAACGATAA
- the flgF gene encoding flagellar basal-body rod protein FlgF: MQDSSYSAVFGALTQQHRLDSIANNLANVNTTGFKSENLAFRDTFRRYAHDMIDPNTTLNDKVPWPQPNLLAQPRISEAVIDMSQGPMKSTGNPLDLAIAGDGFFRVQTPEGEFLTRQGVYHRSAEGFVVDAHGNQLLGQGGPLQIPETGSVLVDADGGFTVDGELVDTIDLVRVEDPRVLEKMGNSLLRIRPGADAQTLPAEDSTVEQGFLEAANVNVVSEMVNMIEAMRAFEAYQKMISGSFEQDKKAIAEIGAPR, encoded by the coding sequence ATGCAAGACAGCAGTTATAGCGCCGTATTCGGGGCTCTTACACAACAGCATCGACTGGATAGCATCGCCAATAATTTGGCGAACGTGAACACGACGGGATTCAAGAGCGAGAATCTGGCCTTCCGGGACACTTTTCGCCGTTATGCCCACGACATGATCGACCCCAACACCACCCTGAACGACAAGGTGCCCTGGCCGCAACCCAATCTTCTGGCGCAGCCCAGGATCTCCGAGGCGGTCATCGACATGTCCCAGGGCCCCATGAAGAGTACGGGCAATCCGTTGGACCTGGCCATAGCGGGGGACGGTTTTTTCCGGGTCCAGACTCCCGAGGGGGAATTTCTGACCCGTCAGGGCGTGTACCATCGTTCGGCTGAAGGTTTTGTCGTGGACGCCCACGGCAATCAGCTTCTGGGCCAGGGTGGCCCCCTGCAGATACCCGAGACGGGCTCCGTGCTGGTCGATGCCGACGGAGGGTTTACCGTTGACGGAGAACTCGTCGACACCATCGATCTGGTCCGGGTCGAGGACCCACGGGTACTTGAGAAGATGGGCAACTCCCTGCTTCGCATTCGCCCCGGTGCTGACGCGCAGACCCTTCCGGCCGAGGATTCCACTGTGGAGCAAGGATTTCTGGAGGCGGCCAACGTGAACGTGGTCTCGGAGATGGTCAACATGATCGAGGCCATGCGCGCTTTTGAAGCCTACCAGAAAATGATCAGCGGCTCGTTTGAGCAGGACAAGAAGGCCATCGCAGAGATCGGTGCGCCCAGATAA
- the flgG gene encoding flagellar basal-body rod protein FlgG translates to MIRALWTSASGMIAQQLNLDVTANNLANVNTTGFKKNRAEFEDLMYQNMKIAGSSNQEGSRLPTGMQVGMGVRPVSVHKIFSQGDFQNTGNQLDLVIEGDGFFRVDRNGEESYTRSGAFKLDSEGRIVTDNGHPLQPEFIVPPETQNIVVTEDGRLTCVDKAGGEIAGTDIPVYTFVNPAGLKAMGRNLYVQTDGSGEAVESVPGENNAGTLAQGFLEMSNVEIVEEMVNMIVGQRAYEANSKSITTADGMLQIANQLKR, encoded by the coding sequence ATGATTCGCGCTTTATGGACCAGCGCCTCGGGCATGATCGCCCAGCAGCTCAATCTCGATGTCACGGCCAACAACCTGGCCAACGTGAACACCACCGGATTCAAGAAGAACAGGGCCGAGTTCGAGGACCTCATGTACCAGAACATGAAGATCGCGGGTTCTTCCAACCAGGAAGGCAGTCGCCTGCCTACGGGCATGCAGGTCGGCATGGGCGTGCGGCCCGTGTCCGTGCACAAGATCTTTTCGCAGGGAGACTTCCAGAATACGGGCAACCAGCTCGACCTGGTCATCGAGGGTGACGGTTTCTTCCGTGTCGATCGCAACGGCGAGGAGTCCTACACCAGAAGCGGGGCCTTCAAGCTCGACAGCGAGGGCCGCATCGTGACCGACAACGGCCATCCCCTGCAGCCGGAGTTCATCGTCCCTCCCGAGACCCAGAACATCGTCGTGACCGAGGACGGCCGTCTGACCTGCGTGGACAAGGCCGGAGGGGAGATCGCGGGCACGGACATTCCGGTCTACACCTTCGTCAATCCTGCCGGCCTGAAAGCCATGGGACGCAACCTCTACGTGCAGACCGACGGATCCGGCGAGGCGGTGGAGAGCGTGCCCGGCGAGAACAATGCCGGCACCCTGGCCCAGGGATTTCTCGAGATGTCGAATGTGGAGATCGTTGAGGAGATGGTCAACATGATCGTGGGCCAGCGCGCCTACGAGGCCAACTCCAAGTCCATCACCACGGCCGACGGGATGCTGCAGATCGCAAATCAGCTGAAGAGGTAG
- the flgA gene encoding flagella basal body P-ring formation protein FlgA has protein sequence MRFFMALLILLLCPCMAVAQGRLIVAGAVCVEGPAITLNDLARAEGEDARALLAGIGAVPLLASPKFDGARASLNGARLRELIVQRFGTALPPMDVPDQVQVQRGGQVLSTLSMRPAIDKILTNALAHYEGEVEIREHRMADYLFISEKGPVQIRVTPVGAPAPGRISLRLEAVTEDGRPVQSFTGTVFADVWKTVPCAARVLNRGDILEPGLVGFARKNLAYMARAPWDGGNLPLRMTAAVGEGQVISADAVEFIPVVAKGQILTLVYAGQTLKLTVPVESLEDGGIGNTIRVRNMQSRRVVAAQVVDAETVRVP, from the coding sequence ATGCGTTTTTTTATGGCTCTGCTCATCCTTCTGCTCTGTCCCTGCATGGCCGTGGCCCAGGGCAGGCTGATCGTGGCCGGGGCCGTGTGCGTGGAAGGGCCGGCCATCACCCTGAACGACCTGGCCCGCGCCGAGGGCGAGGACGCGAGGGCCCTGCTGGCCGGCATCGGCGCGGTGCCTCTCCTGGCCTCTCCCAAATTCGACGGCGCGAGGGCGAGCCTCAACGGGGCCAGGTTGCGCGAGCTGATCGTGCAGCGTTTCGGGACGGCCCTGCCGCCCATGGACGTTCCCGATCAGGTTCAGGTCCAGCGCGGCGGGCAGGTGCTCAGCACCCTGTCCATGCGACCGGCCATCGACAAAATTTTGACGAACGCCCTGGCTCATTATGAGGGCGAAGTGGAAATCCGCGAGCATCGCATGGCGGATTATCTCTTCATCTCCGAAAAGGGGCCGGTTCAGATCCGGGTCACTCCCGTGGGCGCTCCCGCTCCGGGACGGATCAGTCTGCGGCTTGAGGCCGTGACCGAGGATGGCCGTCCGGTACAGAGCTTCACGGGCACGGTCTTCGCCGATGTCTGGAAGACCGTGCCCTGCGCCGCCCGCGTCCTGAACAGGGGTGACATCCTGGAGCCGGGTCTGGTGGGCTTTGCGCGCAAGAATCTGGCTTACATGGCGCGGGCGCCTTGGGACGGCGGCAACCTGCCCCTGCGCATGACCGCGGCGGTGGGCGAGGGGCAGGTCATCAGCGCTGACGCGGTGGAATTCATTCCCGTGGTTGCCAAGGGACAGATTTTGACCCTGGTTTACGCGGGGCAGACACTCAAATTGACCGTGCCGGTCGAAAGTCTCGAGGACGGCGGCATCGGCAACACCATCCGGGTCCGGAACATGCAAAGCCGCAGAGTGGTGGCCGCGCAGGTTGTTGACGCCGAAACGGTGCGTGTGCCGTAG
- the flgH gene encoding flagellar basal body L-ring protein (part of the basal body which consists of four rings L, P, S, and M mounted on a central rod) has product MQKRFVMFTLAVLALTGCRTTGRPPMPAAVVTPPPQERVSEAQNPGSLFDPDGATMLFADARAKRVGDILLVKVMETTLSKSKASTTADRASSMDLGVSAYLGKDKLPLIPGATVGPDSLVSASSTSGFEGDGETKRESTLTTTVAARVTRVLGGGLMEVVGARETRVNGETQIVLVQGVARDRDIDADNTIMSTSLAEARIELYGEGVLADKQRPGWLARILDNVWPF; this is encoded by the coding sequence ATGCAGAAAAGATTTGTGATGTTCACGTTGGCCGTACTGGCCCTGACCGGATGCCGGACCACGGGCCGCCCGCCCATGCCTGCGGCCGTGGTCACGCCTCCTCCCCAGGAGCGGGTGTCCGAGGCCCAGAATCCCGGGTCGCTCTTTGATCCGGACGGGGCGACCATGCTCTTTGCCGACGCCAGAGCCAAAAGGGTCGGCGATATCCTGCTCGTCAAGGTGATGGAGACCACGCTGTCAAAGAGCAAGGCTTCGACCACTGCGGACAGGGCAAGCTCCATGGATCTGGGAGTGAGCGCGTATCTTGGCAAGGACAAGTTGCCGCTGATTCCCGGCGCGACCGTGGGCCCGGACTCCCTGGTCAGCGCGTCATCCACCAGCGGGTTCGAGGGTGACGGCGAAACCAAGCGTGAAAGCACCCTCACCACCACCGTGGCGGCCCGGGTGACCCGGGTTCTTGGCGGCGGACTCATGGAGGTTGTCGGGGCCCGCGAGACGCGGGTCAACGGCGAGACTCAGATCGTGCTGGTGCAGGGTGTGGCCAGGGATCGGGACATCGATGCCGACAACACCATCATGTCCACCAGCCTGGCCGAAGCGCGCATCGAACTTTACGGCGAGGGGGTCCTGGCCGACAAACAACGCCCCGGGTGGCTTGCGAGGATACTTGACAATGTGTGGCCATTCTAA
- the flgI gene encoding flagellar biosynthesis protein FlgA (part of the basal body which consists of four rings L, P, S, and M mounted on a central rod; Bradyrhizobium has one thick flagellum and several thin flagella; the Bradyrhizobium protein in this cluster is associated with the thin flagella) — protein MCGHSKTRRLAFLLLALGLSMGLAMPAGAVRLKDIASFGGVRSNDLVGYGLVVGLPGTGDKSSSQFTIQSMANMLENMGVKVDRAALKPKNVAAVMVTVKMPASARPGSRLDATVSSVGDASSLLGGVLLMTPLKGIDGSIYALCQGSLAVGGFSAGGDAASATKNITTVGRIPGGAVIERSVPFSFNEQQDITIQLGVEDFSTAKQVADTLNKAIGGQYAHAQDASSIRLGIPPRYQGDIVTLMASLENLEVTPDSRAKVVVDEKTGTVVLGANVTLAKVAVSHGNLNVVVSEQPQVSQPGAFSPGQTVVTPATELGVREEQRRLVLMAGASIQELVDGLNAIGATPRDLISILRTMKSAGALHADLEVI, from the coding sequence ATGTGTGGCCATTCTAAAACCAGACGCCTGGCTTTTCTGCTCCTTGCCCTCGGTCTTTCCATGGGCCTGGCCATGCCGGCCGGGGCTGTGCGCCTCAAGGATATCGCCAGCTTCGGCGGGGTCCGTTCCAATGATCTCGTCGGCTACGGACTGGTGGTCGGCCTGCCGGGAACCGGGGACAAGAGCAGCTCGCAGTTCACGATCCAGTCCATGGCCAACATGCTTGAAAACATGGGAGTCAAGGTTGATCGGGCGGCGCTCAAGCCCAAAAACGTCGCCGCGGTCATGGTCACGGTCAAGATGCCGGCCTCGGCCAGACCCGGGTCCCGGCTCGACGCGACAGTCTCCTCCGTGGGGGACGCGTCCTCGCTGCTGGGCGGCGTGCTGCTCATGACTCCGCTCAAGGGCATTGACGGCAGCATTTACGCCCTGTGCCAGGGGTCCCTGGCCGTGGGCGGTTTTTCGGCGGGAGGAGACGCGGCTTCGGCGACCAAGAACATCACCACCGTGGGCCGCATCCCCGGCGGCGCGGTGATCGAGCGCAGCGTGCCTTTCAGCTTCAACGAACAACAGGACATCACCATCCAGCTCGGCGTGGAGGATTTTTCCACGGCCAAACAGGTTGCGGACACACTGAACAAGGCCATCGGCGGCCAGTACGCCCATGCCCAGGACGCCTCTTCCATAAGGCTCGGGATTCCTCCCCGGTATCAGGGCGACATCGTCACGCTCATGGCCTCTCTTGAGAATCTGGAAGTCACACCCGACAGCCGGGCCAAGGTGGTTGTCGATGAAAAGACCGGCACCGTGGTGCTGGGGGCCAACGTCACCCTGGCCAAGGTGGCCGTTTCCCACGGCAACCTGAACGTGGTCGTTTCCGAGCAGCCCCAGGTTTCCCAGCCCGGAGCGTTCTCCCCGGGTCAGACGGTCGTCACCCCGGCCACCGAGCTCGGCGTGCGGGAAGAACAGCGAAGGCTCGTCCTCATGGCCGGGGCTTCCATCCAGGAGCTGGTCGATGGCCTGAACGCCATCGGCGCCACGCCTCGGGACCTCATTTCCATTCTGCGGACCATGAAATCGGCGGGCGCCCTGCATGCCGATCTTGAGGTCATCTAG
- a CDS encoding flagellar biosynthesis protein FlgN — protein MQQIILGSLIRQAKGTELLCQLLREEYSLLRAGAPDQVTGLEMCIQDLIRQLVREREALTHRLQSAGMTNLAVFLETLSAADRRILETWRARIITHEQDSGQLASINADLAMALWKQSGVLLTHFQNQVAPRERNTYSSKGTWQDRTATATLVRGRL, from the coding sequence ATGCAACAGATCATTCTTGGCAGTCTCATCCGCCAGGCCAAGGGCACGGAGCTTCTCTGCCAGCTCCTGCGCGAGGAGTACTCCTTGCTGCGGGCCGGCGCACCGGATCAGGTGACGGGACTTGAGATGTGCATCCAGGACCTGATCAGGCAGCTCGTGCGTGAGCGCGAAGCTCTGACCCATCGCCTGCAATCGGCGGGCATGACCAATCTGGCGGTCTTTCTGGAGACGCTGTCCGCGGCGGACAGACGAATCCTCGAGACGTGGCGGGCAAGGATCATCACCCATGAGCAGGACAGTGGACAACTGGCCTCGATCAATGCCGATCTGGCCATGGCTCTGTGGAAGCAGAGCGGCGTGCTGCTCACTCATTTTCAGAATCAGGTCGCGCCGAGGGAACGCAATACCTACTCGTCCAAGGGGACGTGGCAGGATCGCACGGCCACGGCGACTCTGGTGCGCGGGAGGCTCTGA